In a single window of the Verrucomicrobiia bacterium genome:
- a CDS encoding 7-carboxy-7-deazaguanine synthase QueE, with protein sequence MQFPPTAEKARISEIFSSLQGEGVHVGERHIFIRFEECHIHCRYCDELGKPAMEWEIGRVMAEVKRLEKEEGPHTFVSLTGGEPLLYLRFVRPLMERLKREGFRVYLETDGILWPALEQVAGLCDCIAMDLKPSSVTGEKNFDTEHEEFLKTALSSGKETFIKIVLSKEIKISEFENQVNLVARLAPAMPVILQPISAEIEGHEDADLMKLLGELQTLASRKLSSVRIVPRLHRILNIR encoded by the coding sequence ATGCAATTTCCTCCCACCGCTGAAAAAGCGCGCATTTCCGAAATTTTTTCCTCACTTCAGGGCGAAGGCGTCCACGTGGGGGAGCGGCACATCTTCATCCGCTTCGAGGAATGTCACATCCACTGCCGCTACTGCGATGAGCTCGGAAAGCCTGCCATGGAATGGGAAATCGGGCGCGTGATGGCGGAAGTGAAGCGCCTGGAAAAAGAGGAAGGCCCGCACACGTTCGTAAGCCTGACGGGCGGGGAGCCGCTGCTCTACCTTCGCTTTGTGCGGCCGCTCATGGAACGTTTGAAGCGGGAAGGCTTTCGCGTTTACCTCGAGACGGACGGCATCCTCTGGCCCGCGCTCGAGCAGGTGGCCGGCCTTTGCGACTGCATCGCCATGGACCTGAAGCCTTCCAGCGTGACCGGCGAAAAGAATTTTGACACCGAGCACGAAGAATTTTTGAAAACCGCGCTGTCCAGCGGCAAAGAAACCTTCATCAAAATCGTCCTCTCGAAAGAGATCAAGATTTCCGAATTCGAAAATCAGGTCAACCTGGTTGCTCGGCTCGCGCCCGCCATGCCCGTCATCCTGCAGCCGATTTCGGCCGAGATCGAAGGGCACGAGGACGCCGATCTCATGAAGCTCCTGGGCGAGCTCCAGACGCTGGCGTCCCGCAAACTTTCTTCCGTTAGAATCGTTCCGCGCCTTCATCGAATACTCAACATCCGCTAG
- the rdgB gene encoding RdgB/HAM1 family non-canonical purine NTP pyrophosphatase, whose protein sequence is MNSSQKLLVASTNKKKLEELRELLKDMPFQLLGLKDLPSYQEVPETGRTFEENAALKALGYAAQSGLMTLAEDSGLCCDALEGAPGVYSARFAGEGKSDEDNNDKLLRLLHNLPDNCRSAYYVSAVVIVENGKVLNTVRGEVHGVIARERAGTGGFGYDPIFYFPPYQKTFGQVSPEMKHRVSHRAKALEGVRQFFAEWQKSR, encoded by the coding sequence ATGAACTCCTCTCAGAAACTCCTGGTCGCGAGCACGAATAAGAAAAAACTGGAAGAGCTCCGCGAGCTCCTCAAGGACATGCCGTTCCAGCTTCTCGGCCTGAAGGATCTGCCGAGTTATCAGGAGGTGCCGGAAACCGGCCGCACGTTCGAGGAAAATGCGGCGCTGAAAGCGCTAGGATATGCAGCGCAGTCCGGGCTCATGACGCTCGCCGAGGATTCGGGTTTGTGCTGCGACGCGCTCGAGGGCGCGCCCGGCGTTTATTCCGCGCGCTTTGCAGGCGAGGGGAAAAGTGACGAGGATAACAACGACAAGCTTCTCCGGCTGCTCCACAATCTTCCCGATAACTGCAGGAGCGCCTACTATGTTTCCGCGGTCGTTATCGTAGAAAACGGCAAGGTGCTGAACACCGTGCGAGGTGAGGTGCACGGTGTCATCGCGCGCGAGCGCGCAGGCACGGGCGGTTTCGGTTACGATCCCATTTTTTATTTTCCGCCTTATCAGAAAACATTCGGGCAGGTTTCTCCGGAAATGAAGCATCGGGTTTCGCACAGGGCCAAGGCTTTGGAGGGGGTCCGGCAGTTTTTCGCGGAATGGCAGAAAAGCCGCTGA
- the lipA gene encoding lipoyl synthase — protein sequence MATQISRTRLPEWLRRPLPARSAEKTHDVLAKNRLNTVCESAVCPNRAECYSNRTATFMILGDVCTRSCGFCAIKTGRGLEVESDEPQRVAEAAREMGLHYIVVTSVARDDLKDEGAGHFRRTIEALKAGIPGCKVEVLTPDFHARVELIQEVLAGGPDVFNHNIETVRRLQGQIRPQARYERSLEVLRLAKSLRPDVMAKSGIMLGLGETRTEVLETAADLKRAGCDILTIGQYLPPSKDHLQLVEYIRPEAFESLAAEIRPYGFREVFAGPYVRSSYHAGETFLKSF from the coding sequence ATGGCAACCCAGATTTCAAGAACACGGCTTCCGGAATGGTTAAGGCGCCCGCTTCCCGCGCGCTCGGCGGAAAAAACACATGACGTATTAGCCAAAAACCGGCTGAACACGGTCTGCGAATCCGCGGTGTGCCCCAATCGCGCCGAATGCTATTCGAATCGCACCGCGACGTTTATGATCCTGGGCGATGTTTGCACGCGAAGCTGCGGGTTTTGCGCGATCAAAACCGGCCGCGGCCTCGAAGTGGAATCGGATGAGCCGCAGCGAGTGGCCGAAGCCGCCCGCGAAATGGGGCTTCATTATATTGTCGTGACATCGGTCGCGCGTGACGATCTGAAGGACGAAGGCGCGGGCCATTTCCGCCGGACCATTGAAGCATTGAAGGCGGGAATTCCGGGCTGCAAAGTGGAAGTGCTGACACCGGATTTTCACGCGCGCGTCGAGCTCATCCAGGAAGTGCTGGCCGGCGGGCCGGATGTCTTCAATCATAATATCGAGACCGTGCGCCGCCTGCAGGGCCAGATCCGTCCTCAGGCGCGTTACGAACGCTCGCTGGAAGTGCTGCGGCTCGCGAAGTCCTTAAGGCCGGACGTCATGGCCAAAAGCGGCATCATGCTGGGGCTGGGTGAAACAAGGACTGAAGTCTTGGAGACGGCGGCCGATTTAAAGAGGGCGGGCTGCGACATTCTGACGATCGGGCAGTACCTGCCTCCGTCGAAGGATCATCTGCAGCTGGTCGAATACATACGCCCCGAGGCGTTCGAGTCGCTGGCTGCGGAGATCAGGCCCTACGGGTTCCGGGAAGTGTTTGCCGGGCCGTACGTGCGGAGTTCTTATCACGCGGGCGAGACTTTTCTGAAATCATTTTAA
- the rph gene encoding ribonuclease PH, which produces MRIDGRKKDELRKTKFTRNYLKFASGSCLIEMGNTKVLCTASVQEGVPPFLRGAGKGWVTAEYGMLPASCTERIARESSKGKPSGRTQEIQRLIGRSLRSVIDLTKLGERTIWIDADVIQGDGGTRTAAITGSYVAVSDAVRKLMKGGLLIENPFVNSVAAVSVGIVGGSTVLDLCYQEDSKAEVDMNVVMTGTGEFIELQGTAEGKPFSKKDMDSLLLLAKKGINELIEAQRKSLKK; this is translated from the coding sequence TTGCGCATCGATGGCCGTAAAAAAGATGAACTGAGAAAAACAAAATTCACGCGCAATTATTTAAAATTCGCTTCGGGTTCCTGCCTGATCGAAATGGGAAACACCAAAGTTCTTTGCACCGCCAGCGTGCAGGAGGGCGTGCCCCCGTTTCTGCGGGGGGCGGGGAAAGGCTGGGTGACGGCGGAATACGGCATGCTTCCTGCGTCGTGCACGGAGCGCATCGCGCGCGAGTCTTCGAAGGGCAAGCCGTCGGGCCGCACTCAGGAAATCCAGCGTCTGATCGGCCGCAGTCTGCGGTCGGTCATCGACCTCACCAAACTCGGCGAGCGCACAATCTGGATCGACGCGGACGTGATCCAGGGCGACGGCGGCACGCGCACGGCGGCCATCACGGGCAGCTATGTGGCAGTTTCCGACGCGGTGCGCAAGCTCATGAAGGGCGGGCTTCTGATCGAGAATCCCTTCGTGAATTCCGTGGCGGCGGTCAGCGTGGGCATCGTGGGCGGCAGCACGGTCCTTGATTTGTGCTACCAGGAAGATTCCAAGGCCGAAGTCGACATGAACGTCGTCATGACGGGCACCGGCGAATTCATCGAGCTGCAGGGGACGGCCGAAGGCAAGCCTTTTTCCAAAAAAGACATGGACTCCCTGCTGCTTCTGGCTAAAAAGGGAATCAACGAATTGATCGAAGCGCAGCGGAAATCACTCAAGAAATGA
- a CDS encoding biotin/lipoyl-binding protein, whose protein sequence is MKEVALEGVSSRVEEATVQVWFSEEGDVIQEGDDLVELSTEDGTLLIPAPASGVLVEVYYDEGEVVAKGEVLCVIDDEDDSEEEDDE, encoded by the coding sequence ATGAAAGAAGTTGCGTTGGAAGGAGTTTCGAGCCGGGTGGAAGAAGCCACTGTCCAGGTTTGGTTTTCGGAAGAAGGGGACGTGATCCAGGAAGGCGATGATCTCGTCGAACTCTCGACCGAAGACGGTACCCTTCTGATTCCCGCGCCCGCCTCCGGAGTCCTCGTCGAGGTGTATTACGACGAAGGCGAAGTGGTCGCGAAAGGCGAAGTTCTCTGCGTCATCGACGACGAAGACGATTCTGAAGAGGAAGACGACGAATAA
- a CDS encoding NAD(P)H-hydrate epimerase, whose amino-acid sequence MKAVSVQEMQAADRKAAEIYGIPTLLLMENAGRGIADMAAEKIRPGRITVVCGKGNNGGDGFVAARHLKNRSLEVEIVMAAAPAALKGDAAVNFQICGALKIPVRVFRGEAGLFAGTGTIVDAIFGVGLNAPVAGIPAELIGLINRAGASGAHVLAVDIPSGIHGDTGAVMGTAVKAHETGTLAAVKKGLLSGAGPSHAGKIRVIDIGIPRELLP is encoded by the coding sequence ATGAAGGCTGTTTCTGTTCAAGAAATGCAGGCCGCTGACCGGAAAGCCGCTGAAATTTACGGAATTCCCACGCTGCTGCTCATGGAAAACGCGGGGCGCGGTATCGCGGACATGGCCGCTGAAAAAATTCGTCCCGGCCGCATCACAGTGGTCTGCGGCAAGGGGAATAACGGCGGCGACGGCTTTGTGGCCGCGCGCCATTTGAAGAACCGCTCCCTCGAAGTGGAGATCGTCATGGCCGCGGCGCCCGCGGCGCTGAAAGGCGATGCGGCCGTGAATTTCCAGATCTGCGGCGCCCTGAAGATTCCTGTTCGGGTGTTCCGCGGCGAGGCCGGACTTTTCGCGGGAACCGGCACGATCGTCGATGCGATTTTCGGCGTGGGATTAAACGCGCCCGTGGCCGGAATCCCCGCCGAATTAATCGGTCTGATCAACCGGGCCGGCGCCTCAGGCGCGCATGTCCTTGCCGTGGACATTCCCTCGGGCATTCACGGTGATACCGGCGCGGTCATGGGGACTGCCGTCAAGGCGCACGAAACCGGGACTTTGGCCGCGGTCAAGAAAGGCCTGCTCTCGGGTGCCGGGCCTTCCCACGCCGGAAAAATACGCGTGATCGATATTGGCATTCCCCGAGAGCTTTTGCCTTAA
- the queC gene encoding 7-cyano-7-deazaguanine synthase QueC: protein MEKPDSASLPRKAVCLLSGGLDSATALYVAVRQGYEVTALTVFYGQSHVREIQSAKALAARLGLEHHTVNFALPWGGSSLIDKKMPIPQGRDEAAMSRDIPSTYVPARNSIFLAFAASLAEARGAEAIFIGANAIDYSGYPDCRPEFLNAFCEAIRRGTKAGVNGKNIRIEAPLVKLSKKAIVRLGESLQVPFEITWSCYVGGDIPCGECDSCILRKKGFEEAGIPDPLSHYAISSHR, encoded by the coding sequence ATGGAAAAACCCGATTCAGCAAGTTTGCCCAGGAAAGCCGTCTGCCTTTTGTCAGGGGGACTGGATTCGGCGACCGCGCTTTACGTGGCCGTGCGCCAGGGTTATGAAGTGACGGCGCTTACCGTTTTTTACGGCCAGTCGCATGTCCGCGAAATCCAGTCGGCCAAGGCCCTTGCCGCGCGGCTCGGCCTCGAGCACCACACCGTTAATTTCGCTCTGCCGTGGGGCGGAAGCTCCTTGATCGACAAGAAGATGCCCATTCCGCAGGGACGCGACGAAGCCGCCATGTCGCGGGATATTCCTTCCACGTACGTGCCCGCGCGCAATTCCATTTTTCTGGCCTTTGCGGCCTCGCTGGCCGAAGCGCGCGGGGCCGAGGCCATCTTCATCGGCGCCAACGCAATCGATTACAGCGGCTATCCGGATTGCCGTCCGGAATTTTTGAACGCGTTCTGCGAAGCTATCCGCCGCGGGACCAAAGCGGGCGTGAACGGAAAGAATATTCGCATCGAAGCGCCGCTCGTGAAGCTCAGCAAAAAGGCGATCGTCCGCCTGGGCGAGTCCCTGCAGGTTCCGTTTGAAATCACCTGGTCGTGCTACGTCGGCGGCGACATCCCGTGCGGGGAATGCGATTCGTGCATCCTGCGCAAGAAAGGTTTTGAAGAGGCGGGAATTCCCGATCCTCTTTCTCATTATGCAATTTCCTCCCACCGCTGA
- the thrS gene encoding threonine--tRNA ligase produces MKKSDSEALVRLRHSAAHILAQAVQKLFPESKLTIGPAIKDGFYYDFDRAEPFTDDDLKRLEVEMARIVRESQAFEQNPISKKDAEVYFKERQEPYKLEILKDLNDGEITLVKNGPFTDLCRGNHIHNTNELKAFKLLSVAGAYWRGSEQNKMLQRIYGTAFFSEKELNEHLQRLEEAQKRDHRKLGRELDLFSFHDESPAMVFFHDKGFFLFNALIGFMREKLRVRGYNEVQAPMVLSDDLWKKSGHYDNFHDAMYFTKAENREYAVKPMNCPGHALIYKSRQHSYRELPLRIAEFGKVHRFERSGVTHGLMRVRAFTQDDAHHFCTEDQLQSEIGALIEFIREVYTAFGFNEYEVAVSTRPAKAIGSSEIWEKATQALKSALEQREIPYEVHDGEGAFYGPKIEFVIYDSLGRSWQCGTIQVDFSMPERFDLEYVAEDASRKRPVMVHRAIYGSIERFLGILIEHFGGAFPLWLAPVQVRILTISEKQEQAAKDAAARLRAAGFRVEEDLRPEKIGYKIREAETSKIPYAAVIGDKEAASGGVAVRGRGRRDLGVKSLDEFIELLKQESAPPA; encoded by the coding sequence ATGAAAAAATCCGATTCAGAAGCACTTGTCCGCCTGCGACACTCCGCTGCTCATATCCTGGCACAAGCTGTTCAGAAATTATTCCCCGAATCAAAATTGACGATCGGTCCTGCCATCAAGGACGGATTCTATTACGATTTTGACCGGGCCGAGCCGTTCACCGACGATGACCTGAAACGTCTTGAAGTCGAAATGGCGAGGATTGTCAGGGAAAGCCAGGCCTTTGAGCAGAATCCCATCTCCAAAAAAGATGCGGAAGTGTATTTCAAAGAGCGGCAGGAGCCTTACAAACTGGAAATCCTGAAGGACCTCAATGACGGCGAAATCACGCTCGTCAAGAACGGACCGTTCACGGATTTGTGCCGTGGCAATCACATCCACAATACGAATGAGCTGAAGGCCTTCAAGCTGCTTTCCGTAGCCGGCGCGTACTGGCGCGGCAGCGAGCAGAACAAGATGCTGCAGCGGATTTATGGGACTGCGTTTTTTTCGGAAAAAGAACTGAACGAGCACCTGCAGCGTCTGGAAGAAGCGCAGAAGCGTGACCACCGCAAGCTCGGCCGGGAACTGGACCTTTTCAGTTTCCACGACGAATCGCCGGCCATGGTGTTCTTTCACGACAAAGGTTTTTTTCTTTTCAACGCTTTGATCGGATTCATGCGCGAGAAGCTGCGCGTGCGGGGCTACAACGAAGTCCAGGCCCCGATGGTCCTCTCGGACGATCTTTGGAAAAAAAGCGGGCATTACGACAATTTCCACGACGCCATGTATTTCACCAAGGCGGAGAACCGGGAATATGCTGTGAAGCCGATGAACTGCCCGGGGCATGCGCTCATTTATAAAAGCCGTCAGCATTCGTACCGCGAACTGCCGCTGCGGATCGCGGAATTCGGCAAGGTGCACCGTTTTGAGCGTTCGGGGGTTACGCACGGTCTCATGCGTGTGCGGGCATTCACGCAGGACGACGCGCATCACTTTTGCACCGAAGACCAGCTTCAAAGCGAAATCGGCGCGCTGATCGAATTCATCCGTGAAGTCTATACCGCGTTCGGTTTCAACGAATACGAAGTCGCGGTCTCGACCCGGCCGGCAAAAGCCATTGGATCTTCCGAGATTTGGGAAAAGGCGACGCAGGCCTTGAAGAGCGCTCTGGAACAGCGCGAGATCCCGTATGAAGTGCACGACGGGGAAGGCGCGTTCTACGGACCGAAAATCGAGTTCGTGATTTACGACAGCCTGGGACGCTCGTGGCAGTGCGGCACGATCCAGGTGGATTTTTCCATGCCGGAACGTTTCGACCTGGAGTACGTGGCCGAAGATGCGTCGCGCAAGCGGCCGGTCATGGTGCACCGCGCGATTTATGGCTCGATCGAGCGTTTCCTGGGAATCCTGATCGAACATTTTGGCGGAGCATTTCCGCTGTGGCTTGCGCCCGTGCAGGTACGCATCCTGACGATTTCAGAAAAACAGGAACAGGCGGCCAAGGATGCCGCGGCGAGATTGCGCGCCGCGGGTTTTCGCGTCGAAGAAGACCTGCGGCCGGAAAAAATCGGCTACAAGATCCGCGAGGCGGAAACGTCGAAGATTCCGTATGCCGCGGTGATCGGCGACAAGGAAGCCGCTTCCGGTGGCGTCGCTGTGCGAGGCCGCGGCCGGCGCGACCTGGGCGTCAAAAGCCTCGACGAGTTTATCGAGCTCTTGAAACAAGAGTCGGCGCCCCCTGCATAA
- the murI gene encoding glutamate racemase yields METTLEDKAISVKRPKTETHLFSRNDPIGVFDSGLGGLTIVRELRNRLPLEAVTYFGDIARLPYGTKSREQIKRFSRENSDFLLRKGIKALVIACNSSSSAAYAFLKSYCPVPVLDVISPAVEAALHETRTGRVGVIGTSATVESGAYERALEKRSPGVKVTSLACPLFVPIVEEGMMQEKVAGEMVAYYLAPLKKRDIDVLILGCTHYPMLKASIARYMGAGVRLIDSAGPCVANLSRILAGREMDASRKIRGKLKIFVSDLPRNFVRVGENFLREKLSHLKVVRESVIV; encoded by the coding sequence GTGGAAACCACCCTTGAGGACAAAGCGATTTCCGTCAAGCGCCCTAAAACCGAGACGCATCTTTTTTCCCGCAATGATCCCATCGGTGTTTTCGATTCGGGGCTCGGCGGCCTGACGATCGTCCGCGAACTCCGCAACCGCCTTCCGCTCGAAGCCGTTACTTATTTCGGCGACATCGCGCGCCTGCCGTACGGCACGAAATCGCGCGAGCAGATCAAGCGTTTTTCCCGCGAGAATTCAGATTTCCTGCTGCGCAAAGGCATCAAGGCGCTGGTCATCGCCTGTAATTCGTCTTCCAGCGCGGCGTATGCTTTCCTGAAAAGTTACTGCCCCGTGCCGGTGCTCGACGTGATCTCGCCCGCGGTCGAAGCCGCCCTGCATGAAACCAGGACCGGACGCGTCGGCGTGATCGGCACGTCCGCCACGGTCGAAAGCGGCGCTTACGAGCGCGCGCTGGAAAAAAGAAGCCCCGGCGTGAAAGTGACGAGCCTTGCGTGCCCGCTTTTCGTGCCCATCGTCGAAGAGGGGATGATGCAGGAAAAGGTCGCAGGCGAAATGGTGGCGTATTATCTGGCGCCGCTCAAAAAGCGAGATATCGACGTGCTCATCCTCGGGTGCACCCATTATCCCATGCTCAAAGCCTCCATCGCGCGGTACATGGGCGCCGGCGTGCGGCTCATTGATTCGGCGGGTCCCTGCGTGGCCAATCTTTCGCGCATCCTTGCGGGCCGCGAGATGGACGCTTCCCGGAAAATCCGGGGAAAGCTGAAGATTTTTGTCAGCGACCTGCCGCGCAACTTCGTCCGCGTCGGTGAAAACTTTTTGCGCGAGAAGCTTTCGCATCTCAAAGTCGTGCGCGAATCCGTCATCGTCTGA
- a CDS encoding DUF2007 domain-containing protein: MKKEKEEFYLIYEDGDPLRAELVKSVLDEAGIACYIKNADVQNLFGMGSIGGINPLLGTVKVFVRLEDRVLAESTLARSQMPEQTHPELVPEDAAEDPAEEPAPQGKGFLALLRKWILG, from the coding sequence ATGAAAAAAGAAAAAGAAGAATTCTATCTCATTTACGAAGACGGCGACCCGCTGCGAGCGGAGCTCGTCAAATCCGTTTTGGACGAAGCGGGCATTGCCTGCTACATCAAAAACGCGGACGTCCAAAATCTCTTCGGCATGGGCAGCATCGGAGGCATCAATCCGCTGCTGGGGACCGTCAAGGTCTTCGTCCGTCTCGAGGACCGCGTTCTCGCGGAATCCACCCTGGCGCGCAGCCAGATGCCCGAGCAAACCCACCCCGAACTTGTCCCCGAAGATGCCGCTGAAGATCCGGCCGAGGAACCCGCGCCGCAAGGTAAAGGGTTTCTGGCCCTTTTGCGCAAATGGATTTTAGGCTGA
- a CDS encoding winged helix-turn-helix domain-containing protein produces the protein MITWIGLCAGEVWRYLESHNGEAKFKAIVSGIKAPKETIHMALGWLARENNIIIGDELPNPTVRLVDYHQK, from the coding sequence ATGATTACCTGGATCGGCCTTTGTGCCGGCGAAGTCTGGAGATACCTCGAAAGCCACAACGGTGAGGCGAAATTCAAAGCCATCGTTTCCGGCATCAAGGCGCCCAAGGAAACCATCCACATGGCGCTCGGCTGGCTGGCCCGTGAAAACAACATCATCATCGGGGATGAACTCCCGAATCCCACCGTACGGCTCGTCGACTATCACCAGAAGTAG
- a CDS encoding pyridoxal phosphate-dependent aminotransferase has product MTQILKLKSPADFIGKQGNGVISFGSGQPDLPPPKEAFENIDPRKDLRYGLIQGEVKLREALSKEYPGSSADNFVITNGASEALDLIFRGWGKGGKVLLPRPYYYSYPPIIELANMEPVYTDLIDGRIDLDDFKKKVHGCRAVLINSPSNPTGRVEDIETLKEIEKITAKLGVYVVSDEVYKDLIYERENYHLQGDHVITVNSFSKTYAMCGVRVGYLWSADKSIVENVCEMKTHTSMNTNLTGQDMALSAMKAPKEYILKQQQVWRERRDFIYKGFCDLGFDLWRPEGAFYILPKCKNAREFLSILYQEYKVITYLGEWFGAPDRIRLSYALDVKQIEEGLGRIKDAMKKVRVL; this is encoded by the coding sequence ATGACGCAGATACTCAAATTAAAAAGTCCGGCCGATTTCATTGGCAAGCAAGGCAACGGCGTGATCAGCTTCGGCTCCGGCCAGCCGGATCTGCCGCCGCCGAAAGAAGCCTTCGAAAACATTGACCCGCGCAAAGACCTCCGCTATGGATTGATCCAGGGCGAGGTGAAGCTGCGCGAGGCGCTCAGCAAAGAATATCCCGGATCGAGCGCGGACAATTTCGTGATCACCAACGGCGCGTCCGAAGCGCTCGACCTGATTTTCCGCGGCTGGGGGAAGGGCGGGAAAGTGCTGCTGCCGCGGCCTTACTATTATTCTTATCCGCCCATTATCGAGCTGGCGAACATGGAGCCCGTCTACACGGACTTGATCGACGGCCGCATCGACCTCGACGACTTCAAAAAGAAGGTCCACGGCTGCCGCGCGGTGCTGATCAACTCGCCGTCGAATCCCACGGGGCGCGTCGAAGACATCGAGACGCTGAAAGAGATCGAAAAAATCACGGCGAAACTCGGCGTGTACGTGGTCTCGGACGAAGTCTACAAAGACCTCATCTACGAACGTGAAAATTATCATCTGCAGGGCGATCACGTCATCACGGTCAATTCGTTTTCCAAAACGTATGCCATGTGCGGCGTGCGTGTCGGCTATCTTTGGAGCGCGGACAAATCCATCGTGGAAAACGTCTGCGAGATGAAGACGCACACCTCGATGAACACCAACCTCACGGGCCAGGACATGGCCTTGTCCGCGATGAAAGCGCCGAAGGAATACATTCTCAAGCAGCAGCAGGTGTGGCGCGAACGGCGCGATTTCATTTACAAAGGTTTCTGCGATCTGGGATTTGACCTCTGGCGGCCGGAAGGCGCTTTTTACATCCTGCCCAAATGCAAAAACGCGCGTGAGTTTCTCAGTATTCTTTATCAGGAGTACAAAGTGATTACGTATCTTGGCGAATGGTTCGGTGCGCCGGACCGCATCCGCTTGAGCTATGCGCTCGACGTGAAGCAGATCGAGGAAGGGCTTGGACGCATCAAGGACGCCATGAAAAAAGTCCGGGTCTTATGA